In Anabaena sphaerica FACHB-251, a genomic segment contains:
- a CDS encoding FAD-dependent oxidoreductase yields MNETYTTDVLVVGGGTGGTAAAIQAARRGAKTILVSEFSWLGGMLTSAGVAAPDGNELQSFQTGLWGAFIQELRQRQPGGLDNSWVSFFSYDPRIGAEIFADWVQELPNLQWISGKIPLEVLRQGDCITGVHFADFTVNAKIILDGTELGDLLALGEVPYRWGWELKSEWGEPSAPASFNSLTEQYPVQAPTWVVVMEDFGENVAPKISPAPNYDPSLFTGAWDDYGAEKFLNYGRLPANRFMINWPICGNDYGQDAGRLIKSNIARREFTQECFWHSQNFAHFIQTHLGRRYGLAQGVFPSLSPAFALHPYFRESRRLEGLITVCEQDILPLAGGRVAAKFEDAIAVGNYANDHHYPGVKFSLQPKSIRWGGRWTGTPFTIPYRCLIPKSTDGLLVCEKNISVSHIANGATRLQPVVMGIGQAAGMAAALCCELNCQPRDLPVRMLQTALLTDERSPTAIVPLFNLPINHPEWLNWQIRYLNNPETYPTSGNCPCLSIDQCDYSNLDCFIGIFNRLDLQDYRFTITNSTELSPLTWQIVTLGSSVDEQLQFLTQKQKLAVWGRPNSSGNWLLVEHIDEV; encoded by the coding sequence ATGAATGAAACCTATACAACCGATGTCCTAGTTGTCGGAGGAGGAACAGGTGGAACTGCGGCCGCTATCCAAGCAGCACGCAGGGGCGCTAAAACTATCCTCGTAAGCGAATTTTCCTGGTTAGGTGGAATGTTAACATCCGCTGGCGTAGCTGCGCCTGATGGCAATGAATTACAATCGTTTCAAACAGGTTTATGGGGAGCATTTATACAAGAATTACGCCAACGACAACCAGGAGGACTAGATAATAGTTGGGTGAGCTTTTTTAGTTATGATCCGCGTATAGGTGCAGAAATTTTTGCAGACTGGGTACAGGAATTACCTAATTTACAATGGATATCAGGAAAAATCCCTTTAGAAGTCTTGCGTCAAGGCGACTGTATTACAGGTGTACACTTTGCAGATTTCACAGTCAACGCCAAAATTATTCTTGATGGTACAGAATTAGGTGATTTATTAGCTTTAGGGGAAGTACCTTACCGTTGGGGTTGGGAACTAAAATCAGAGTGGGGAGAACCCAGCGCCCCAGCAAGTTTTAACTCGCTTACCGAACAATACCCTGTTCAAGCGCCGACTTGGGTAGTGGTAATGGAAGACTTTGGGGAAAATGTCGCCCCAAAGATTTCACCTGCTCCCAATTATGATCCATCCTTGTTTACAGGGGCTTGGGATGATTATGGGGCAGAAAAATTTTTAAACTATGGACGTTTGCCTGCAAATCGGTTTATGATCAACTGGCCTATTTGTGGCAATGACTACGGCCAAGATGCCGGGCGTTTGATAAAGTCAAATATAGCAAGACGTGAGTTTACCCAAGAATGTTTCTGGCATAGTCAAAACTTTGCCCATTTTATCCAAACTCACCTTGGTAGACGCTACGGTTTAGCACAAGGAGTTTTTCCTAGTCTCTCTCCAGCTTTTGCACTTCATCCCTATTTTCGGGAAAGTCGCCGCTTAGAGGGACTCATTACTGTCTGTGAGCAGGATATCCTGCCGTTAGCAGGTGGTAGAGTTGCAGCTAAGTTTGAAGATGCGATCGCAGTTGGTAACTACGCCAATGACCATCATTATCCTGGTGTCAAGTTCTCACTGCAACCCAAATCTATTCGCTGGGGAGGACGTTGGACTGGAACACCCTTTACCATTCCCTATCGTTGTCTGATTCCTAAGTCTACAGATGGTTTGCTGGTGTGTGAGAAAAATATTTCTGTGTCCCATATTGCTAATGGGGCTACCAGACTGCAACCAGTAGTCATGGGTATTGGTCAAGCCGCAGGTATGGCGGCTGCTCTATGTTGTGAGCTAAATTGTCAGCCCAGGGATTTGCCCGTGAGGATGCTGCAAACAGCTTTATTAACGGATGAGCGATCGCCTACAGCAATTGTTCCCTTGTTCAATTTACCAATCAATCATCCAGAGTGGTTAAACTGGCAAATTCGTTATTTAAACAACCCAGAAACTTATCCCACAAGTGGAAATTGCCCATGTTTATCGATTGATCAGTGTGATTACTCTAATCTTGATTGTTTCATAGGAATTTTTAATCGCCTAGACCTACAAGATTACAGATTTACTATCACAAACTCAACTGAATTATCACCGCTAACTTGGCAGATTGTGACTTTGGGATCTTCTGTTGATGAGCAATTGCAATTCCTGACCCAAAAACAAAAGCTCGCTGTCTGGGGTCGTCCAAATTCATCTGGTAACTGGCTACTTGTCGAACATATCGACGAAGTATAA
- the patX gene encoding heterocyst-inhibiting protein PatX: MRAAISLLVSSLVFGSLAFNYEAEFTSLSRLLIANSGSGDLLADNSKPGPNQPEQPAPHRGSGRKESMEFFSNIHSLV, encoded by the coding sequence ATGCGTGCTGCCATTTCACTTTTAGTATCGAGTCTGGTATTCGGCTCCTTAGCTTTTAACTACGAAGCAGAGTTCACTAGCCTTTCCCGGTTGCTGATTGCTAATTCTGGTTCAGGAGATCTGCTTGCAGACAATTCCAAACCCGGTCCAAACCAACCAGAACAGCCAGCGCCTCATCGCGGTAGTGGACGTAAAGAGTCAATGGAGTTTTTCAGCAATATCCATTCTCTTGTTTAA
- a CDS encoding class I SAM-dependent methyltransferase, with translation MLDNLTKLTYQTFQQSKNYFGLAHKILSSQLRNLVHPTVVQMSNASPEVIVKLQNRLNQLLEADWQDAQKQIYPQSLLFDNSWEDFFRYYPMLCLDLPQMWERITQNRYQDFSPETYQEGYPNYYLQNFHHQTDGYLSDLSANLYDLQVEILFGGAANPMRRRILAPLKHGLQKFQGLPPRQLRILDVACGTGATLKLIRAAMPQASLFGTDLSPAYLRKANQLLCQNPGELPQLLQANAEELPYLDNYFHAVTSVFLFHELPASVRQTVIEQCFRVTKPGGVLIICDSIQMNDSPDLADMMDGFPKMFHEPYYRHYIADDLVERLEKVGFQDIEIQVHFLSKYFIAYKKEG, from the coding sequence ATGCTGGATAACTTAACAAAGCTGACTTATCAAACCTTTCAACAGAGCAAAAATTACTTTGGCCTGGCTCACAAAATCCTCAGTTCACAGTTAAGAAACCTAGTCCACCCCACAGTAGTTCAAATGAGCAACGCCTCTCCAGAGGTGATTGTCAAACTACAAAACAGGTTAAATCAGCTGCTAGAGGCAGATTGGCAGGATGCCCAAAAACAAATATATCCCCAAAGTTTATTATTTGATAACTCCTGGGAAGACTTTTTTCGTTACTATCCAATGCTTTGTCTAGATTTACCCCAGATGTGGGAACGAATCACACAAAATAGATATCAAGATTTTTCCCCAGAAACATATCAAGAGGGTTATCCCAACTATTATTTGCAGAACTTCCATCACCAAACTGATGGTTATTTGAGCGACCTGTCAGCAAACTTGTATGACTTACAGGTAGAAATTCTCTTTGGTGGTGCAGCCAATCCTATGAGACGGCGGATTCTGGCTCCCCTTAAACATGGACTGCAAAAATTCCAGGGACTTCCCCCAAGACAACTCCGCATTTTGGATGTAGCTTGTGGCACAGGAGCTACATTGAAGTTGATAAGAGCAGCTATGCCTCAAGCGTCTTTATTTGGTACAGATTTATCGCCAGCTTATTTGCGTAAGGCTAATCAACTATTGTGTCAAAATCCGGGCGAATTGCCGCAGCTTTTGCAAGCTAATGCCGAAGAATTACCTTATCTAGATAATTATTTTCATGCTGTAACTTCTGTTTTTCTTTTTCATGAGTTACCAGCTTCAGTACGTCAGACAGTTATTGAGCAATGCTTCCGAGTCACCAAACCAGGAGGAGTTTTAATTATCTGTGATTCGATTCAAATGAATGATTCACCTGACTTAGCTGATATGATGGATGGCTTCCCCAAGATGTTCCATGAACCATACTACAGACATTACATTGCTGATGACTTGGTAGAGCGATTAGAGAAAGTGGGCTTTCAAGACATAGAGATACAAGTCCACTTTCTGAGCAAATATTTTATTGCTTATAAGAAAGAAGGCTGA
- the glnA gene encoding type I glutamate--ammonia ligase: MTTPKEVLKMIQDKNIQMIDLKFIDTPGTWQHLTMYQDQIDESSFTDGVPFDGSSIRGWKGIEESDMTMVLDPNTAWIDPFMKEPTLSIICSIKEPRTGEWYNRCPRVIAQKAIDYLASTGLGDTAFFGPEAEFFIFDDVRYDQTANSGYYYVDSVEGRWNTGREEGPNLGYKTRFKEGYFPVPPTDSFQDMRTEMLLTMKDCGVPIEKQHHEVATGGQCELGFRFGKLIEAADWLMTYKYVIKNVARKYGKTVTFMPKPIFGDNGSGMHCHQSIWKGGQPLFAGDKYAGMSEMGLYYIGGILKHAPALLAITNPTTNSYKRLVPGYEAPVNLAYSQGNRSASVRIPLSGNNPKAKRLEFRCPDATSNPYLAFAAMLCAGIDGIKNKIHPGEPLDKNIYELSPEELAKIPSTPGSLELALEALENDHAFLTETGVFSEDFIQNWIDYKLANEVKQMQLRPHPYEFFLYYDC; the protein is encoded by the coding sequence ATGACAACCCCAAAAGAAGTCTTGAAAATGATTCAAGACAAAAACATTCAGATGATTGATCTGAAATTCATTGATACACCAGGGACTTGGCAACATTTGACCATGTACCAGGACCAAATCGATGAAAGTTCATTCACTGATGGTGTTCCTTTCGACGGTTCCAGCATTCGGGGTTGGAAAGGCATCGAAGAATCAGACATGACAATGGTGTTAGATCCAAACACAGCTTGGATCGACCCCTTCATGAAAGAGCCAACTCTAAGTATTATTTGTAGCATTAAAGAACCACGCACAGGCGAATGGTATAACCGTTGCCCCCGTGTAATTGCTCAAAAAGCAATAGACTACCTTGCTTCTACAGGACTTGGTGACACAGCTTTCTTTGGTCCAGAAGCTGAATTCTTCATCTTTGATGATGTTCGCTACGACCAAACCGCCAACTCAGGTTACTACTACGTAGATTCTGTAGAAGGTCGTTGGAATACTGGTAGAGAGGAAGGCCCCAACCTGGGCTACAAAACCCGCTTCAAAGAAGGTTACTTCCCAGTTCCACCAACGGATAGCTTTCAAGATATGCGGACAGAAATGCTGCTAACTATGAAAGACTGTGGCGTACCTATTGAAAAGCAACACCACGAAGTTGCTACTGGTGGTCAATGCGAACTCGGTTTCCGCTTTGGTAAACTCATCGAAGCAGCAGACTGGCTAATGACCTACAAATACGTCATCAAAAACGTTGCTAGAAAGTACGGCAAAACCGTTACTTTCATGCCAAAACCAATTTTTGGTGATAACGGTTCCGGTATGCACTGTCACCAATCTATTTGGAAAGGCGGTCAGCCTTTATTTGCTGGTGACAAGTACGCTGGTATGAGTGAAATGGGACTATACTACATTGGTGGTATTCTCAAACACGCTCCAGCATTGTTAGCAATCACCAACCCCACTACAAACTCTTACAAGCGTTTAGTACCTGGTTATGAAGCACCAGTAAACTTGGCTTACTCCCAAGGGAACCGTTCTGCTTCTGTGCGGATTCCTCTGTCTGGTAATAACCCCAAAGCCAAGCGGTTAGAGTTCCGTTGTCCAGATGCGACTTCTAACCCCTACTTAGCGTTTGCTGCTATGCTTTGCGCTGGTATTGATGGTATCAAGAACAAAATCCATCCTGGTGAACCTTTAGATAAGAATATCTATGAACTTTCTCCAGAGGAACTAGCTAAGATTCCTTCTACTCCAGGTTCTTTGGAATTGGCTTTAGAAGCACTGGAAAATGACCATGCTTTCTTAACCGAAACTGGCGTATTCTCAGAAGATTTCATTCAAAACTGGATTGACTACAAACTGGCTAACGAAGTTAAGCAGATGCAGTTGCGTCCCCATCCTTACGAATTTTTCCTCTATTACGATTGCTAA
- the apcB gene encoding allophycocyanin subunit beta: MRDAVTTLIKNYDVAGKYFDRNAIDSLKSYFETGTARVQAAAAINSNAAAIVKQAGSKLFEELPELIRPGGNAYTTRRYAACLRDMDYYLRYATYALVAANMNVLDERVLQGLRETYNSLGVPISPTVRGIQIMKDIAREQAAAAGITNTAFVDEPFDYMTRELSEQDV; encoded by the coding sequence ATGCGCGATGCAGTTACAACTTTAATTAAGAATTATGACGTAGCCGGAAAATATTTTGACCGGAATGCGATTGATAGCCTCAAGTCTTACTTTGAAACTGGTACGGCAAGAGTGCAAGCGGCAGCTGCAATTAATTCTAATGCGGCAGCTATTGTTAAGCAAGCTGGTTCTAAGTTGTTTGAAGAACTACCAGAATTGATTCGTCCTGGTGGCAATGCTTATACAACTCGTCGTTATGCAGCTTGTTTGCGTGATATGGACTATTATCTACGCTATGCTACTTATGCGCTGGTTGCAGCCAATATGAATGTGTTGGATGAGCGTGTATTGCAAGGCTTACGGGAAACTTACAATTCTTTGGGAGTACCTATTAGCCCTACTGTGCGCGGTATCCAGATTATGAAGGATATTGCTAGGGAACAAGCAGCGGCTGCGGGGATTACTAATACTGCTTTTGTGGATGAGCCTTTTGATTATATGACTCGTGAATTGAGCGAACAGGATGTTTAA
- a CDS encoding ATP adenylyltransferase family protein, whose amino-acid sequence MKQEKILLEPGTLWTKVKQTTEHALECGALKSIPTEFEFVEQDGVKFLVRILSNLNRKKAAKEKQEKQTAATGKEFNPFLPYEEDLFVADISDTHLCILNKFNVVDYHLLIITRAFEEQESLLTLEDLAAMWAILADFDGLVFYNGGKLAGASQRHKHLQIVPLSGQEIPITPLIKDVNFSDAIASIPELPFLHAFTTLQMEESTIVTLEKYHALLEAVGIGAVDNHKQSRAYNLLATRDWMLIVPRSHEEFESISINSLGFAGALLVRNTEQLQLLKNIGPMNILKNVTFPNNIKFG is encoded by the coding sequence ATGAAACAGGAGAAAATATTACTCGAACCAGGAACATTATGGACCAAAGTCAAACAAACGACTGAACACGCTTTAGAATGCGGGGCGCTAAAATCTATCCCGACGGAATTTGAATTTGTCGAACAGGATGGGGTTAAATTCTTGGTGCGGATCTTATCTAACTTAAACCGTAAGAAAGCAGCTAAGGAAAAACAAGAAAAACAAACTGCCGCAACTGGTAAAGAGTTTAATCCTTTTTTGCCTTATGAAGAAGATTTATTTGTTGCCGATATTTCTGATACTCATCTGTGCATTTTAAATAAATTCAATGTTGTAGATTATCATCTACTAATTATTACCCGCGCTTTTGAAGAACAAGAAAGCTTACTTACTTTAGAAGATTTGGCCGCAATGTGGGCAATTTTAGCTGATTTTGATGGTTTAGTATTTTACAATGGCGGTAAACTTGCCGGTGCGAGTCAGCGACATAAACATTTACAAATTGTCCCTCTTTCTGGTCAAGAGATTCCTATTACACCATTAATAAAAGATGTAAATTTTTCAGATGCGATCGCATCTATACCCGAACTTCCTTTTTTACACGCTTTCACAACTCTTCAAATGGAAGAAAGCACCATAGTAACTTTAGAAAAATATCATGCTTTACTGGAGGCAGTTGGTATTGGGGCTGTTGATAATCATAAACAATCTAGGGCTTATAATCTTTTAGCTACGCGAGATTGGATGTTGATTGTACCCCGTTCTCATGAAGAATTTGAGTCAATTTCTATCAATTCTTTGGGGTTTGCTGGTGCTTTGCTGGTGCGGAATACTGAACAATTGCAACTACTTAAAAATATAGGACCCATGAATATTTTAAAGAATGTTACTTTCCCAAATAATATTAAGTTCGGATAA
- a CDS encoding CapA family protein: MTNRNQIEIVALSFLSVCFCLGMSLGVTIRFGRIQESNATATEIPPFSPDSIPSLGDEEQTITIKAVGDIIPGTNFPDHRLPGNPNQLLPQSVRSYLQEADILFGNFESSLTNHPYSAKDISRGQTFAFRSPPAYAQLFAEAGFDVLNIANNHTMDFGIVGFKDTVKNLEAAGIKTLGHKNQILYLEANQIPIAMIGFTTYDLYNSVHNLEAAQALVKEAKNNAKIVIVSMQVGAEGTSALHVKDKTEYFYGENRGNSLKFARIMIDTGADLILGHGPHVPRAMEVYKGKIIAYSLGNFLGYRTLATNAQTAYSMILEVKINSEGKLVSSKIIPVHLNRQGIPQIDQYFRTVGLLRYLNNHDFPDSNLAINNKGEIVVLNQETD, encoded by the coding sequence ATGACAAATCGCAACCAAATAGAAATAGTTGCATTGAGTTTTCTGAGTGTGTGCTTTTGTCTGGGTATGAGTTTAGGAGTAACTATTAGATTTGGCAGAATACAGGAATCAAATGCAACTGCGACAGAGATTCCCCCATTTTCGCCCGATTCTATACCCAGCTTGGGAGATGAAGAACAAACAATCACTATTAAAGCTGTTGGGGATATTATTCCTGGTACTAATTTTCCTGACCATAGATTGCCAGGGAATCCTAATCAATTACTACCCCAGTCAGTTAGATCTTACTTACAAGAAGCAGATATTTTATTTGGTAATTTTGAAAGTAGCTTAACTAACCATCCCTACAGTGCAAAAGATATCAGTCGCGGACAAACTTTTGCTTTTCGTTCTCCTCCAGCTTATGCCCAATTATTTGCCGAAGCAGGTTTTGATGTCTTGAACATAGCCAACAACCACACAATGGATTTTGGTATAGTTGGATTTAAAGATACTGTCAAAAATTTAGAAGCTGCGGGTATTAAAACATTAGGTCATAAAAATCAAATTCTCTATTTAGAAGCTAATCAAATTCCTATTGCTATGATTGGCTTTACAACTTATGACTTATATAATTCTGTTCATAACTTAGAAGCTGCTCAAGCCCTAGTAAAAGAAGCTAAAAACAACGCCAAAATCGTGATCGTGTCGATGCAAGTAGGAGCAGAAGGAACCAGTGCTTTACACGTCAAAGATAAAACAGAATATTTCTATGGTGAAAACCGGGGTAACTCCTTAAAATTTGCCCGGATAATGATTGATACAGGGGCAGATTTGATTTTAGGACATGGACCTCATGTTCCGAGAGCGATGGAGGTTTACAAAGGTAAAATCATTGCTTATTCATTAGGTAATTTTTTAGGATACCGAACTTTAGCAACTAATGCCCAAACAGCTTACTCAATGATTTTAGAAGTCAAAATCAACTCAGAAGGTAAGTTAGTATCTAGTAAAATTATCCCCGTGCATTTAAATCGGCAAGGCATCCCACAAATCGATCAATATTTTCGCACTGTGGGATTACTGCGTTATTTAAATAATCATGATTTTCCTGATAGTAACCTGGCAATTAATAACAAGGGAGAAATTGTTGTTTTAAATCAAGAAACAGATTGA
- a CDS encoding serine/threonine protein kinase: MLTGTILQSGKYTIIQEIGRGGFGITFKATHHYLGQEVVMKTINERLRQHSDFPKFERQFQDEARRLAACVHPNIVRVSDFFVENSLPYMVMEYIPGETLGQAFVLPGIPLSEETAIHYIRQIGAALQVVHNNGLLHRDIKPDNIILRQGTQEVVLIDFGIAREFNSGVRQTHTGLVSEGYAPIEQYLTQAPRTTATDVYGLAATLYALLTGQVPIPALLRDREPMPSPRELQPHLSAAINQAVMRGMAVESRFRPPTVAEWLQLLPGSGFDMTPQLPTQPAPTIDLSVLESENRQKQPVSIPATIPSSVGKVTALSKKIGSSKAFISIGVAFVAVTAGFSVTRILPKSQSQLAPKPLVEEPTTPQPVVETTPSPQSQENSTYSSPKSASFSTSERRKRKRRFSPEPTPTSDRVSEQDSPPDNSSELPQRKNKRTTSTPVLTPTPSLVEKLQEAKSTPQPTPSPENISPPVVEKNGLPQPEKSEAPVVIPAAPPQPKNSVVIPATPPKQSQSTDSSAVVVPTQETKSNAPAESQSQKEEKSLEKSENESN; encoded by the coding sequence ATGTTAACAGGTACAATTTTGCAGAGTGGAAAATATACCATTATCCAAGAAATAGGGAGAGGTGGATTTGGTATTACCTTCAAAGCTACGCATCATTACTTGGGTCAAGAAGTAGTGATGAAAACTATCAATGAACGGCTAAGACAACATTCTGATTTTCCTAAATTCGAGCGTCAATTTCAAGATGAAGCCAGAAGATTAGCTGCTTGTGTCCATCCCAACATTGTCCGAGTTAGTGACTTTTTTGTAGAAAATAGTCTACCTTACATGGTGATGGAATATATTCCAGGGGAAACTTTAGGCCAAGCCTTTGTGTTACCAGGAATACCTTTATCAGAAGAGACAGCAATACATTATATCCGCCAAATTGGGGCAGCATTGCAGGTAGTACATAACAACGGTTTGCTGCACCGAGATATTAAACCTGATAATATTATCCTCCGCCAAGGAACTCAGGAAGTAGTGCTGATTGATTTTGGCATAGCTAGAGAATTTAACAGCGGTGTTAGACAAACTCACACAGGGTTAGTGAGTGAGGGTTATGCACCTATTGAACAGTATTTAACCCAAGCACCGCGCACCACAGCTACCGATGTTTATGGTTTAGCTGCAACTTTGTATGCACTGTTAACAGGACAAGTTCCCATACCGGCGTTGTTAAGGGATAGAGAACCAATGCCATCTCCCCGTGAACTGCAACCCCATCTCAGTGCAGCTATTAATCAAGCAGTCATGCGTGGTATGGCTGTGGAGTCTCGGTTTCGTCCACCTACAGTAGCAGAATGGCTGCAATTATTACCGGGAAGTGGTTTCGATATGACACCGCAATTACCCACTCAACCAGCACCGACGATAGATTTATCAGTCTTAGAGTCAGAAAATCGGCAAAAACAACCTGTTTCGATTCCTGCTACCATACCATCATCAGTAGGAAAAGTTACAGCACTATCAAAGAAAATCGGCTCATCGAAGGCATTTATTAGCATAGGTGTAGCTTTTGTTGCTGTAACAGCAGGGTTTAGCGTCACGAGAATATTGCCGAAATCTCAGTCACAGTTAGCCCCCAAGCCACTTGTTGAAGAACCTACTACACCACAACCTGTAGTTGAAACTACACCATCACCTCAAAGTCAAGAAAATTCAACCTACTCTTCCCCTAAATCTGCATCATTTTCTACTTCAGAAAGACGTAAGCGCAAACGTCGTTTTTCCCCAGAACCAACTCCTACTAGCGATCGCGTTTCTGAACAAGATTCACCTCCAGATAACTCTTCAGAACTCCCACAACGCAAAAATAAGCGAACCACATCTACGCCTGTGCTTACTCCCACACCATCATTAGTTGAGAAGCTACAGGAAGCTAAATCAACTCCTCAACCTACCCCATCCCCAGAAAATATCTCACCTCCTGTTGTTGAGAAGAACGGCTTACCCCAACCTGAAAAATCAGAAGCACCTGTAGTTATACCAGCAGCACCACCACAACCTAAAAATTCTGTGGTTATACCCGCAACACCACCGAAGCAATCTCAGAGTACAGATTCTTCGGCTGTGGTTGTACCAACACAAGAAACAAAGTCAAATGCACCTGCTGAAAGTCAATCTCAAAAAGAAGAGAAGTCTTTGGAAAAATCAGAAAATGAAAGTAATTAG
- the tnpA gene encoding IS200/IS605 family transposase: MYYHIVWATKKREPLITNDIEDKFYGYLIGKAAHLGCVIHAIGGIEDHIHFVVSILPKLSIAEFVKTLKGSSAYHYNHSLSKIQQQFSWQEEYGVFSLGGKQLQEAIDYVNNQKLHHLNKTTIPLLEQETDLDQPPQTPTKPGNKFPNSKPKSVKTNQRNQP; encoded by the coding sequence TTGTATTATCATATTGTTTGGGCTACCAAAAAACGCGAGCCTTTAATTACTAATGATATTGAAGATAAATTCTATGGTTATTTAATTGGTAAAGCGGCTCATTTAGGGTGTGTTATTCATGCTATTGGAGGAATAGAAGACCATATTCATTTTGTGGTTTCCATTCTTCCTAAATTATCTATTGCTGAATTCGTGAAAACTTTAAAAGGCAGTAGCGCCTATCATTATAATCATTCTTTAAGTAAAATACAACAACAATTTAGTTGGCAAGAAGAATATGGTGTATTTTCTTTAGGTGGTAAGCAATTACAGGAAGCCATTGATTATGTGAATAATCAAAAACTACATCATTTAAATAAAACTACAATCCCATTATTAGAACAAGAAACAGATTTAGATCAACCACCTCAAACTCCAACAAAACCAGGAAATAAATTTCCCAATTCAAAACCAAAATCCGTTAAAACAAATCAAAGAAATCAACCATAG